The following are encoded together in the Roseobacter denitrificans OCh 114 genome:
- a CDS encoding HU family DNA-binding protein — protein sequence MAKPMTKTQLVAALAEEMDTDKKSAGAALDAVCNLITKEVSGGGAVTLPGVGKIYCRERPERMVRNPATGEQFKKDADKVVKMTIAKALKDSVNG from the coding sequence ATGGCGAAACCAATGACAAAGACCCAACTCGTTGCCGCACTGGCAGAAGAGATGGACACAGACAAGAAATCTGCAGGCGCAGCACTGGACGCAGTTTGCAACCTCATCACTAAAGAAGTGTCCGGCGGTGGTGCTGTGACGCTGCCCGGTGTCGGCAAGATCTACTGCCGCGAGCGCCCGGAGCGTATGGTTCGCAACCCGGCAACCGGCGAACAGTTCAAGAAAGACGCTGACAAGGTGGTCAAGATGACCATTGCAAAAGCGCTCAAAGACAGTGTGAACGGCTAA
- a CDS encoding glutathione peroxidase encodes MKALKSTVAALVTAAFVAGPVCAGARDHQFASIDGGFVDMADWAGQPVLVVNTASQCGFTGQYAGLQELYDTYRAAGLVVFAVPSDDFNQELGSAEEVKEFCEMNFGLDLPMADITRIRGKNAHPFYQDVRAETGFVPRWNFNKVLIGPDGEIVDTWGSQTKPMSREITDAVETLLDQASQG; translated from the coding sequence ATGAAAGCTCTGAAATCAACAGTGGCGGCACTTGTCACAGCCGCATTTGTCGCAGGTCCGGTCTGTGCGGGGGCACGCGATCACCAGTTTGCGTCCATCGACGGCGGGTTTGTGGACATGGCCGATTGGGCAGGGCAGCCCGTGCTGGTCGTCAACACTGCCTCGCAATGTGGTTTTACGGGCCAATATGCGGGGCTGCAGGAACTCTATGACACCTACCGCGCGGCCGGTCTGGTGGTTTTTGCGGTTCCATCGGATGATTTCAATCAGGAACTTGGCAGCGCGGAAGAGGTCAAGGAATTCTGCGAAATGAACTTTGGACTCGATCTGCCGATGGCGGATATCACCCGCATCCGGGGCAAGAACGCGCATCCGTTCTATCAGGATGTGCGTGCGGAAACCGGGTTCGTGCCGCGCTGGAATTTCAACAAGGTATTGATCGGTCCGGATGGCGAAATCGTTGACACCTGGGGTTCGCAGACAAAACCAATGTCGCGTGAGATTACCGACGCGGTTGAAACACTATTGGATCAAGCAAGTCAGGGCTGA
- a CDS encoding LysE family translocator — protein sequence MLIPPDIMLIFAAASVALALAPGPDNIFVLTQSALYGRMAGVMVTLGLMTGVMVHTTLVALGVAVIFQTSVLAFTVLKLVGAGYLVYLAIMAFRAHATPVDRTQAPKTPLARLYWRGVVMNLTNPKVAIFFLAFLPQFADPLRGAVTAQIFLFGAIFVLCALVVFCTIAGAAGFLGTWLSTSPRAQVALNRVAGVVFLGLALRLVLAER from the coding sequence ATGCTGATACCACCGGACATCATGCTGATATTTGCCGCGGCCAGCGTTGCCCTCGCGCTTGCGCCGGGGCCGGATAATATCTTTGTACTGACTCAATCCGCGCTTTACGGGCGGATGGCGGGCGTCATGGTCACGTTGGGGCTGATGACAGGTGTGATGGTGCATACGACATTGGTCGCACTGGGCGTTGCCGTGATCTTTCAGACGTCAGTGCTTGCCTTTACCGTGCTCAAGTTGGTAGGGGCGGGCTATCTGGTCTATCTGGCGATCATGGCTTTTCGCGCCCACGCAACACCTGTTGATCGGACGCAGGCACCAAAGACGCCTCTGGCGCGCTTGTATTGGCGCGGTGTGGTAATGAACCTGACGAACCCCAAGGTTGCGATCTTTTTCCTCGCTTTCCTGCCGCAATTCGCAGACCCGCTGCGCGGTGCGGTCACGGCTCAGATTTTCCTGTTCGGTGCAATCTTCGTGCTGTGTGCCCTTGTCGTCTTTTGCACAATTGCCGGTGCGGCAGGTTTTCTTGGCACGTGGCTCTCAACCAGCCCTAGGGCGCAGGTCGCGCTGAACCGGGTGGCAGGTGTGGTGTTTCTGGGACTCGCGCTGCGTCTGGTTCTGGCCGAGCGCTGA
- a CDS encoding DMT family transporter, which translates to MDIRAILMGLAFSLMWSSAFTSARIIVADASPLAALTLRYLISGLLGVAIARALGQSWHLTPAQWRATVVFGVLQNGVYLGLNFVAMQTVQASVAAIIASTMPLLVAMALWIVLGERLRPLGIAGLAAGILGVGLIMGARITTGVDPFGLALCCIGVIALTIATLSVRGATSGGNFLMIVGLQMLVGCLVLALATAIFETPHVTPSWRLLAAFSYTTLIPGLAATFVWFWLVNRIGATRAATFHFLNPFLGVATAALLLSEPLGGQDILGVVIITLGILAVQVSRQQKA; encoded by the coding sequence ATGGACATCCGCGCAATTCTGATGGGGCTGGCTTTTTCGCTGATGTGGTCATCGGCCTTCACATCCGCACGCATCATCGTCGCCGACGCTTCGCCGCTGGCGGCCCTGACCCTGCGCTACCTGATTTCGGGCCTGCTGGGCGTGGCCATTGCCCGTGCGTTGGGCCAGTCATGGCACCTCACCCCTGCACAATGGCGCGCCACGGTCGTGTTCGGCGTGTTGCAAAACGGTGTTTATCTGGGACTGAATTTCGTGGCGATGCAAACCGTGCAAGCCTCGGTCGCGGCCATCATCGCATCCACCATGCCGCTTTTGGTTGCCATGGCGCTTTGGATCGTGCTGGGCGAACGGCTGCGTCCGCTGGGCATTGCGGGGCTGGCGGCAGGCATACTGGGCGTCGGTTTGATCATGGGCGCGCGCATCACAACCGGTGTGGACCCCTTTGGTCTGGCCTTATGTTGCATTGGCGTGATTGCCCTGACCATCGCGACCCTATCGGTGCGCGGCGCGACGTCCGGCGGCAATTTCCTGATGATCGTCGGGTTGCAGATGCTCGTCGGTTGTCTGGTGCTGGCCCTTGCGACGGCAATTTTCGAAACCCCGCATGTCACGCCAAGCTGGCGGCTTCTTGCGGCATTCAGCTACACAACACTGATCCCCGGGCTGGCGGCCACATTCGTATGGTTCTGGTTGGTGAACAGGATCGGCGCCACGCGCGCGGCGACGTTCCACTTCCTCAACCCGTTTCTGGGCGTTGCAACCGCCGCGCTGTTGCTGAGCGAACCCTTGGGCGGGCAGGATATTCTGGGTGTCGTCATCATCACGCTCGGGATTCTGGCCGTGCAGGTGTCACGCCAGCAAAAGGCATGA
- the msrB gene encoding peptide-methionine (R)-S-oxide reductase MsrB: MANYARTQEAIDRLSPEEYRVTQQDGTERPGTGALLENKEPGIYVDIVSGEPLFASADKYESGCGWPSFTKPIEPANINELKDVSLGMVRTEVRSLHGDSHLGHVFPDGPPDRGGLRYCINSASLRFVHRDDMEAEGYGDYINQVEDVT, encoded by the coding sequence ATGGCCAATTATGCCAGAACGCAGGAAGCGATCGACCGGCTGTCGCCCGAGGAATATCGCGTCACCCAACAGGATGGGACAGAGCGTCCGGGCACCGGCGCGCTGCTTGAAAACAAGGAACCCGGGATCTATGTGGATATCGTGTCCGGCGAGCCACTGTTTGCCTCCGCGGACAAATACGAGAGCGGGTGCGGCTGGCCCAGTTTCACCAAACCCATTGAGCCTGCCAATATCAACGAGTTGAAAGACGTCAGCCTCGGCATGGTGCGTACCGAGGTACGCTCTCTGCATGGTGACAGCCATCTTGGCCATGTGTTTCCGGATGGGCCGCCCGATCGCGGCGGGCTTAGATATTGCATCAATTCGGCCTCCCTGCGGTTTGTGCACCGTGATGACATGGAAGCCGAGGGCTATGGGGACTACATCAATCAGGTGGAGGACGTAACATGA
- a CDS encoding AMP nucleosidase, which yields MSAIITPDSPAAEVFHDAVAAVARLEELYTQATAFLCTHFAQAMRDGAPDCRVRAFYPQVEFETSSYAHVDTRLSFGHVSAPGRYRATITRPDLFRSYLTQQIGLLIENHGQPVTIGPSETAMPVHFAVAGDAAITVPQEGAAEFTLRDVFDVPDLSTTNDDIVNGTYSPADGIAPLAPFTAQRVDYSLARLAHYTATDPEHFQNHVLFTNYQFYVSEFEAYARAQLKDATSGYTAFVSTDNAEITDGDAPLPPSSKTPQMPTYHLKRADGSGITLVNIGVGPSNAKTATDHIAVLRPHAWIMVGHCAGLRNSQALGDFVLAHAYLREDKVLDDDLPVWVPVPALAEIQIALEQAVAKVTELEGYELKRLMRTGTVASLDNRNWELRDQSGPVQRLSQSRAVALDMESATIAANGFRFRVPYGTLLCVSDKPLHGELKLPGMASDFYKTQVVRHLMIGIHAMEQLRSMPLERIHSRKLRSFEETAFL from the coding sequence ATGAGCGCGATCATTACGCCGGACAGCCCGGCCGCCGAAGTCTTTCATGACGCCGTGGCCGCCGTTGCCCGGCTCGAAGAACTTTACACGCAGGCGACCGCCTTTCTGTGCACGCATTTCGCGCAGGCCATGCGCGACGGCGCTCCGGACTGCCGCGTGCGTGCCTTTTATCCGCAGGTGGAGTTCGAAACCTCAAGTTACGCGCATGTGGACACGCGATTGTCCTTTGGTCATGTTTCTGCGCCCGGTCGCTATCGCGCGACGATCACGCGGCCCGACCTGTTTCGCAGCTATCTGACACAGCAAATCGGCCTGTTGATTGAAAACCACGGGCAGCCGGTCACGATTGGCCCATCGGAAACGGCGATGCCGGTGCATTTCGCCGTCGCCGGAGACGCGGCCATCACCGTCCCGCAAGAAGGGGCCGCCGAGTTCACGCTGCGCGATGTCTTTGATGTCCCCGACCTCAGCACCACGAACGACGATATCGTCAACGGCACGTATAGTCCGGCCGACGGGATCGCGCCGCTTGCACCCTTTACCGCGCAGCGCGTGGATTATTCGCTGGCGCGGCTGGCCCATTATACGGCCACCGATCCGGAGCATTTTCAGAACCACGTGCTGTTTACCAATTACCAGTTCTATGTCTCTGAATTCGAGGCCTACGCCCGCGCGCAGCTCAAGGATGCAACCTCCGGCTACACGGCCTTCGTATCGACGGACAATGCCGAGATCACCGATGGTGACGCTCCCCTGCCGCCCAGCAGCAAAACGCCCCAGATGCCGACCTATCACCTGAAGCGCGCGGATGGATCGGGGATCACCCTGGTCAACATCGGTGTTGGACCCTCCAACGCGAAAACCGCCACGGACCACATTGCCGTGTTGCGTCCGCATGCGTGGATCATGGTCGGGCACTGCGCGGGTTTGCGCAATTCGCAAGCGCTCGGGGATTTTGTGCTCGCCCATGCCTATCTGCGCGAGGACAAGGTGCTGGACGATGACCTGCCGGTCTGGGTCCCGGTGCCCGCGCTGGCGGAGATACAGATCGCTTTGGAGCAGGCGGTGGCCAAGGTCACCGAACTCGAAGGCTATGAGCTGAAGCGCCTGATGCGCACCGGCACCGTGGCCAGCCTTGATAACCGCAATTGGGAATTGCGCGACCAATCCGGCCCGGTGCAACGGCTCAGCCAGTCGCGCGCGGTCGCACTTGATATGGAAAGTGCCACGATTGCGGCGAACGGGTTTCGCTTTCGGGTGCCCTATGGCACGCTTTTATGTGTGTCCGACAAGCCGCTGCATGGGGAGTTGAAACTGCCCGGCATGGCGTCAGACTTCTATAAAACGCAGGTTGTGCGCCATCTGATGATCGGAATTCACGCGATGGAACAGCTGCGATCCATGCCGCTGGAACGCATTCACAGCCGGAAACTGCGCTCATTTGAGGAAACCGCGTTCCTCTGA
- a CDS encoding class I SAM-dependent DNA methyltransferase, producing MTQEKEDKRLDLQAAYSVRTPAENEALYAAWAKTYDESFAAASDYIFPQQVARVFHEQGGHGPVLDAGAGTGLVAEAIAARKTCLMDAFDISEPMLSIAKAKGVYRRLVQGDLTQKLPFDDGSYASVVSAGTFTHGHVGPEAMDELLRVSASGALLVLTIKAELYEARGFAATFSDLGMQIYDFQLQEVPIYGAGAQSSDTLDAGLIACFRKT from the coding sequence TTGACGCAGGAGAAAGAAGACAAACGGCTGGACCTGCAAGCGGCCTATTCCGTCCGGACCCCGGCGGAGAATGAGGCGCTTTATGCGGCCTGGGCCAAGACTTATGACGAGAGTTTCGCCGCTGCGTCCGATTACATATTTCCGCAGCAGGTTGCGCGTGTGTTTCACGAACAAGGCGGCCATGGCCCCGTGCTGGACGCCGGCGCGGGGACCGGGTTGGTGGCGGAGGCAATCGCTGCGCGCAAGACCTGTTTGATGGATGCGTTCGATATCTCCGAACCGATGCTGTCGATTGCCAAGGCCAAAGGGGTTTATCGCAGACTGGTTCAGGGTGATCTGACGCAAAAGCTGCCTTTTGACGACGGCAGCTATGCGTCCGTTGTGAGTGCAGGCACGTTTACCCATGGGCATGTCGGCCCCGAAGCGATGGACGAGTTGTTGCGTGTGAGCGCCAGCGGGGCGCTCTTGGTCCTGACCATCAAGGCCGAACTCTATGAGGCGCGCGGGTTTGCTGCGACATTCAGTGACCTCGGCATGCAGATCTATGACTTCCAATTGCAAGAGGTGCCGATTTACGGCGCGGGGGCGCAGTCCTCTGATACGCTGGATGCCGGGTTGATTGCCTGTTTTCGCAAGACTTGA